One region of Ignavibacteriota bacterium genomic DNA includes:
- a CDS encoding heavy-metal-associated domain-containing protein: protein MKLKEIIIHGMTCQHCVMAVKKELGKLHGATIEHVEIGKARLLVEETMVTDEMLAKAIEEAGYTLQL from the coding sequence ATGAAATTGAAAGAAATTATCATTCATGGCATGACATGTCAACATTGCGTAATGGCAGTAAAGAAAGAACTCGGCAAACTACATGGGGCAACAATCGAACACGTGGAAATAGGAAAAGCCCGTTTGCTTGTTGAAGAAACAATGGTGACAGATGAAATGCTTGCCAAAGCTATAGAAGAAGCCGGATATACTTTGCAATTGTAA
- a CDS encoding bifunctional molybdenum cofactor biosynthesis protein MoaC/MoaB encodes MRDVSAKSNTLRTAKAEATLVVSPSTIDAIRTGNVPKADPLIVARVAGIQAAKNTSILIPYCHQVPLDFVSVDIQLGANSMTITTEVKAIWKTGVEMEAVVAASSAALTLYDMLKIIDDEMEIVSVKLLSKKGGKSDFKETGEGLTAAVLVLSDTVSSGKGEDTSGKILSERLNGYGFRVTGYKVLPDERLLIEKELKKLVDDDKVNLIVTTGGTGIGPRDVTPEATLALIDRRLDGVEEAIRNYGQSRIPTSMFSRCVAGVRGESIIINLPGSVGGVIDGIDAIFPSVIHGFRMLRGEKHG; translated from the coding sequence ATGAGAGACGTATCAGCAAAATCAAACACATTACGAACTGCAAAGGCAGAAGCAACACTTGTTGTCAGTCCGTCAACGATTGATGCAATCAGAACCGGAAATGTACCAAAAGCCGACCCGCTTATAGTTGCACGGGTAGCCGGAATTCAAGCGGCGAAAAATACAAGTATCCTGATTCCCTATTGTCATCAGGTTCCGCTTGATTTTGTTTCAGTTGATATTCAACTCGGCGCCAATTCCATGACCATCACGACAGAAGTGAAAGCAATTTGGAAAACCGGAGTAGAGATGGAAGCAGTTGTTGCTGCATCTTCTGCCGCTCTTACGTTGTACGACATGCTGAAAATTATTGATGATGAAATGGAAATCGTTTCAGTCAAACTGCTCTCGAAGAAAGGTGGCAAATCAGACTTCAAAGAAACGGGAGAAGGATTAACCGCGGCGGTGTTGGTTCTCAGCGATACAGTGAGTAGTGGAAAAGGAGAGGATACGTCGGGGAAGATCCTGAGTGAAAGATTGAATGGTTACGGGTTTCGGGTTACTGGTTACAAGGTGTTGCCTGATGAGCGTCTATTGATTGAAAAAGAATTGAAGAAATTAGTTGATGATGATAAAGTCAATTTGATTGTGACAACTGGAGGAACGGGAATTGGTCCGCGAGATGTAACGCCTGAAGCGACGCTTGCTTTGATTGACAGACGACTTGATGGAGTTGAAGAAGCGATTCGTAACTACGGTCAGAGCAGAATCCCGACTTCGATGTTTTCTCGATGTGTTGCTGGTGTTCGCGGAGAATCAATCATTATCAATCTCCCAGGTTCGGTTGGTGGAGTTATTGATGGTATTGATGCAATCTTTCCATCGGTGATACACGGATTTAGGATGTTGAGAGGGGAGAAGCATGGCTGA
- a CDS encoding substrate-binding domain-containing protein, with the protein MINKNILTLILFLLFLVTIFGCTKKQETQQPTTKTKVIGVSLLNRAHIFYRDLEEGLKSEAAKHGYELIITSGDFDLGKQMSQIEDFITRKVDAIVLCPVDSRGVGPAVRKANEAKIPVFTADIAAEEGEVVSHIASDNVAGGRLAGEYLAKYLNGKGNVAIINQPIVTSVLDRVKGFMEAITHYPDIKVVADVNGDGVRDRAMQAAADILQANPKLDGIFGINDDSALGALDAATQFNRMNIAIVGYDAIDPARDAIKKGTPLKADVIQYPKIIGSTTIAKIAEYFGGATIPKLVPVEVGIVDKDALMKESAQ; encoded by the coding sequence ATGATAAATAAAAACATCCTCACCTTGATTTTATTCCTTCTGTTTCTTGTAACCATTTTTGGCTGTACCAAGAAACAAGAGACACAACAACCAACAACAAAAACCAAAGTCATTGGTGTTTCGCTTCTTAATCGCGCACACATCTTCTATCGCGATTTGGAAGAAGGATTGAAATCCGAAGCGGCGAAGCATGGGTACGAACTCATCATCACGTCAGGAGATTTTGACCTTGGCAAGCAGATGTCGCAAATTGAAGATTTTATTACGCGCAAGGTTGATGCGATAGTGTTGTGTCCGGTTGATTCGCGTGGAGTAGGTCCGGCAGTGAGAAAAGCAAACGAGGCGAAGATACCCGTATTCACCGCTGATATTGCGGCGGAAGAGGGTGAAGTTGTCAGTCACATTGCATCGGATAATGTTGCGGGCGGACGGCTGGCTGGCGAGTATCTTGCAAAGTATCTGAACGGAAAAGGGAACGTTGCAATTATCAATCAGCCCATCGTTACATCCGTGCTTGACCGTGTGAAAGGATTCATGGAGGCGATTACACACTATCCCGACATCAAAGTTGTTGCTGATGTGAACGGTGATGGTGTACGTGATCGCGCCATGCAAGCCGCGGCGGATATTCTTCAGGCAAATCCGAAACTCGACGGCATCTTCGGTATCAACGATGATTCCGCACTCGGCGCGCTGGATGCGGCAACGCAGTTTAATCGAATGAACATTGCCATTGTCGGATACGATGCGATTGACCCTGCTCGTGATGCAATTAAAAAAGGAACACCATTGAAAGCGGACGTCATTCAGTATCCGAAAATTATTGGCTCCACAACGATTGCAAAAATTGCAGAGTATTTCGGCGGGGCAACAATTCCTAAACTCGTTCCTGTAGAAGTTGGGATTGTGGATAAAGATGCGTTGATGAAAGAATCTGCACAATGA
- a CDS encoding copper-translocating P-type ATPase: MQDKKQTITLPVEGMTCASCVARVEKVLKKVEGVETANVNLATEKVTLSFNEAKTNYEQLATVVEEAGYKLIIPSIPKEIQDSRFRIHDYNVLPLHSPLTTHNSQDSSESKLKREFLFSAFLTVPIMFISMVSMMDWFMSVSPLSMDEVNKLLLIATTLVLVVSGKRFFVTAWKLAKHFSADMNTLVAVGTGTAYVYSLVAVMFPHWLSIHDASSHIYFDTSATIITLILLGRLLEAKAKTRTRDAMKKLLGLQPKTAHVTRNGIEKEVGIDEVLKEDIVLVRPGEKIPVDGIIIKGYTSVDESMVTGESIPVEKTVGSNLIGGTINKNGSVEFRATAVGQETVIAHIIKLVEDAQGSKAPIQALADKVAAVFVPVVIGLAILTFVGWFVVGGSGFASSMINFIAVLIIACPCALGLATPTAIMVGTGLGASKGILIKNAESLERAHNIQTIVFDKTGTITEGKPVVTDVVPFGNLTVNEVLQKAASLEKHSEHPLAQAIVRHATQKGIPLLPAESFDAVPGFGIRGLVGSDFVIVGSVSGLSEYVLSTEEVSPVADKLGDEGKTIVYVSVGDRLYGFIGISDSVKPTSREAVQQLKSMNIDVVMITGDNSFSAQRIAEEVGIENVLGNVKPEEKASRIKSLQAEGRIVAMVGDGINDAPALAQADVSIAMGTGTDVAMETADITLMKGDLLSVVQAIKLSQLTIRTIKQNLFWAFIYNVIGIPVAAFGLLNPMYAAAAMAFSSVSVVTNSLRIKSKKL, encoded by the coding sequence ATGCAAGATAAAAAACAGACAATTACGCTTCCGGTCGAAGGAATGACGTGTGCAAGTTGTGTTGCCCGTGTCGAGAAGGTATTGAAAAAGGTTGAAGGGGTTGAAACTGCAAATGTTAACCTCGCAACCGAAAAAGTAACGCTCTCGTTCAATGAAGCAAAAACGAACTATGAACAACTTGCAACCGTGGTGGAAGAAGCGGGATATAAACTTATCATTCCATCAATTCCGAAAGAGATTCAGGATTCAAGATTCAGGATTCATGATTATAATGTACTCCCGCTTCACTCACCACTAACGACTCACAACTCACAAGATTCGAGCGAATCGAAGTTGAAGCGTGAATTTCTCTTCAGCGCATTCCTCACAGTTCCAATTATGTTCATCAGCATGGTAAGCATGATGGATTGGTTCATGAGTGTTTCACCACTCTCGATGGACGAAGTGAACAAACTCCTGCTTATTGCAACAACGTTGGTGCTTGTTGTTTCCGGTAAACGATTTTTTGTTACCGCATGGAAACTTGCAAAACATTTCTCTGCCGATATGAACACGCTCGTTGCGGTCGGTACGGGAACGGCGTATGTGTATAGTTTAGTTGCTGTGATGTTCCCGCACTGGCTTTCGATTCATGATGCATCGAGCCATATTTACTTCGATACTTCGGCGACAATCATTACGCTTATTTTGCTTGGACGATTGTTAGAAGCGAAGGCAAAAACACGAACTCGTGATGCAATGAAAAAACTCCTCGGTTTGCAACCGAAGACAGCGCATGTAACACGAAACGGAATCGAGAAGGAAGTCGGTATCGATGAAGTGTTGAAGGAGGATATTGTTCTCGTTCGACCGGGAGAAAAAATTCCTGTAGATGGAATCATCATCAAAGGATATACATCGGTTGATGAATCCATGGTGACAGGCGAAAGTATTCCTGTTGAGAAAACAGTTGGCAGCAATCTCATCGGCGGAACCATCAACAAGAACGGAAGCGTTGAATTTCGTGCTACTGCTGTCGGACAGGAGACGGTGATTGCGCACATCATCAAACTTGTGGAAGATGCGCAAGGCTCAAAAGCGCCGATTCAGGCGTTGGCGGATAAAGTCGCCGCTGTGTTTGTTCCGGTAGTCATCGGACTTGCAATCTTAACGTTTGTTGGATGGTTTGTGGTTGGAGGTTCGGGGTTTGCTTCTTCGATGATAAACTTTATTGCTGTGTTAATTATCGCTTGCCCGTGCGCTCTCGGACTTGCAACGCCGACCGCGATTATGGTTGGCACCGGACTTGGCGCATCGAAAGGAATTCTCATCAAGAATGCTGAGAGTTTGGAACGCGCACATAACATTCAAACCATTGTATTTGATAAAACAGGAACAATTACGGAAGGAAAACCGGTTGTAACGGATGTTGTGCCGTTTGGTAATCTCACGGTGAATGAGGTTCTTCAAAAAGCCGCATCGCTCGAAAAACATTCCGAACATCCTCTGGCTCAAGCAATTGTTCGTCATGCGACTCAGAAAGGAATACCGTTGTTACCTGCCGAATCGTTTGACGCCGTTCCCGGTTTCGGGATTCGTGGATTGGTCGGTAGCGACTTTGTCATCGTCGGAAGCGTTTCGGGACTGAGCGAGTATGTCCTATCAACAGAAGAAGTTTCACCTGTTGCTGATAAACTCGGTGATGAAGGAAAGACTATCGTTTATGTTTCTGTTGGTGACCGATTGTACGGGTTTATCGGAATTTCTGATTCTGTCAAACCGACTTCGCGTGAAGCAGTTCAACAATTGAAATCCATGAATATTGATGTTGTGATGATTACCGGTGACAATTCATTTTCAGCACAAAGAATCGCCGAGGAAGTTGGGATTGAAAACGTTCTGGGAAATGTGAAGCCCGAAGAGAAAGCATCACGGATAAAATCTTTGCAAGCCGAAGGAAGAATTGTTGCAATGGTTGGTGACGGAATCAACGATGCGCCTGCGCTTGCGCAAGCTGATGTCAGCATTGCAATGGGAACCGGAACCGATGTTGCGATGGAAACAGCAGACATCACTCTGATGAAAGGCGACTTGCTTTCGGTTGTTCAGGCAATCAAACTTTCACAGTTGACGATAAGAACAATCAAGCAAAATCTTTTTTGGGCATTCATCTACAATGTCATCGGGATTCCGGTTGCCGCGTTCGGTTTGCTCAATCCCATGTACGCCGCTGCAGCGATGGCGTTTAGTTCGGTCAGCGTTGTCACTAATTCTCTAAGAATTAAAAGCAAGAAACTTTAA
- a CDS encoding response regulator, whose amino-acid sequence MIEEILRVLLIEDDQHDAYMVNGYLSGSFKVDWVQTLEEGITRISTRQYDVVLADLTLPDSTGNDTMKAVMSAAPELPIIIVSGKHSERFAIKTVGDGVQDFFFKDMLQPDSLRRSIRYAVERKRNERERERLLRELREALEKVKHLSGLLPMCAWCKKIRDDEGYWHQVEEYLTVHTDAKLTHGICKECSERMMKEIEVNKR is encoded by the coding sequence ATGATTGAAGAAATTTTACGCGTTCTCTTGATTGAAGACGACCAACATGATGCATACATGGTGAACGGTTATCTTTCCGGCAGTTTCAAAGTTGATTGGGTGCAAACACTTGAAGAAGGCATCACTCGTATTTCAACACGCCAATACGATGTTGTGTTAGCCGACCTTACGTTACCCGATAGTACGGGGAATGATACGATGAAAGCGGTGATGTCTGCCGCGCCGGAATTACCGATTATTATTGTCAGTGGGAAACACAGCGAACGGTTTGCTATTAAAACGGTTGGCGATGGAGTACAGGATTTCTTCTTCAAAGATATGTTACAACCGGATAGTCTTCGTCGCTCGATACGATACGCAGTGGAGCGCAAACGGAATGAGCGTGAACGCGAACGATTGCTACGGGAACTTCGTGAGGCGTTAGAAAAAGTAAAACATTTGAGCGGTTTACTTCCCATGTGCGCGTGGTGTAAAAAAATCCGTGATGATGAAGGATACTGGCATCAGGTTGAAGAATATTTGACCGTTCATACCGATGCAAAACTAACGCATGGAATTTGTAAGGAATGCAGTGAGAGGATGATGAAAGAGATTGAAGTAAATAAACGATAA
- a CDS encoding PAS domain S-box protein, with translation MKPAPIPINESERLQALYRFDILDTPPEVIFDDIISLASFICDTPIALLSLVDSERQWFKSRVGIQESESPRDISFCGHAIVTDDDLFIVNDTLVDERFKDNPLVTNEPSIRFYAGAKLVTHDGFNIGTICVIDKIPRKLSEQQLDALQSLRRHVMISLEYRSEHERLTKLLIDHQAQTKKLKETEELFQDVVERAQEIICRTDMHGHIVLFNTALVRLSGYSADELLGKHYLDFFPARFQENIRNLYRTQRDNKLQETYFECPVLTKDGKELWVGQNVTTLWGEETITGYQVVARDITERRHGEELREKLIRDLEQAIYNVKTLTGLLPICASCKKIRDDSGYWNQVEAYLIEHTDLTLTHGICPECMKKLYPQYYKEK, from the coding sequence ATGAAACCAGCGCCAATTCCAATAAACGAATCAGAAAGGCTCCAAGCTCTTTATCGGTTTGATATTTTAGATACACCTCCGGAAGTCATCTTTGACGATATCATTTCCCTTGCATCATTTATTTGTGATACCCCGATTGCCCTCTTATCACTTGTTGATTCCGAAAGACAGTGGTTTAAATCCAGAGTAGGAATACAAGAATCCGAATCACCGCGCGATATTTCTTTTTGTGGCCATGCAATTGTTACTGATGATGATTTATTCATCGTCAACGATACCTTGGTTGATGAGAGGTTCAAAGACAATCCATTAGTCACAAACGAGCCATCCATTAGATTCTACGCCGGAGCAAAGTTAGTTACTCACGATGGATTCAACATCGGGACAATTTGTGTTATTGATAAAATCCCCAGAAAACTATCCGAGCAACAATTAGACGCGCTTCAATCGTTACGTCGGCATGTGATGATTAGTTTAGAATACCGGTCGGAACATGAGCGACTTACCAAACTGCTCATTGACCATCAAGCCCAAACAAAAAAACTAAAGGAGACAGAAGAATTGTTCCAGGACGTTGTTGAACGGGCGCAGGAAATTATTTGCAGAACCGATATGCACGGACATATCGTTCTTTTTAACACAGCGCTTGTCCGATTATCAGGGTATTCTGCTGATGAACTTCTTGGGAAACATTATTTAGATTTTTTTCCTGCACGATTTCAGGAAAATATTAGAAATTTATATCGAACCCAACGAGACAACAAACTTCAGGAAACATATTTTGAATGTCCTGTTTTAACAAAAGACGGGAAAGAATTATGGGTTGGACAAAACGTTACAACACTTTGGGGTGAAGAAACGATAACCGGCTATCAGGTTGTCGCGAGAGATATTACCGAACGACGACATGGAGAAGAACTCCGCGAGAAACTTATCCGAGATCTCGAGCAAGCAATTTACAACGTGAAAACATTAACAGGGCTCCTTCCGATTTGTGCTTCATGTAAAAAAATCAGGGACGACAGCGGCTATTGGAATCAGGTTGAAGCGTACCTGATTGAACATACCGACCTCACCTTGACTCATGGTATTTGTCCTGAGTGCATGAAAAAACTCTACCCACAATATTACAAAGAAAAATAG
- a CDS encoding ribose ABC transporter permease has product MSEQSSPKNIFKKLFDRFGIGIALLAELILFSQLSEFFFTPDNILNVTLQTSITAIIAVGMTFVILTGGIDLSVGALVALTGVITTSALSQSVPFPVALLIGLCVGAIAGMIAGVFITKFNITPFIVTLAMMTVSRGLAFMYTEGRPIWEVPPEFSVLGNSRLLEIPIPTIFMFVVYILAFLILHRTRFGRYVYAVGGNKEAARLAGINTNKVLLQVYMISGVLASLSGILLASRMNSGQPNSGLMYELDVIAAVVVGGTSLTGGRGTIIGTFLGAMLIGVLRNGLNLLNVSSYVQMVLVGIVILLAVLMDRMRK; this is encoded by the coding sequence ATGTCTGAGCAGTCATCCCCGAAAAATATTTTCAAGAAACTGTTTGACCGTTTCGGTATCGGCATTGCGTTGCTTGCCGAGTTGATTCTCTTCTCTCAACTCTCCGAGTTCTTCTTCACGCCCGATAACATTCTCAACGTAACGCTTCAAACCTCAATCACAGCAATTATTGCAGTCGGAATGACGTTCGTTATTCTCACGGGAGGAATTGATTTATCCGTCGGCGCGTTGGTTGCTTTAACCGGAGTAATTACGACAAGCGCGTTGAGCCAATCCGTTCCGTTTCCGGTTGCATTACTCATTGGATTGTGTGTTGGCGCGATTGCAGGAATGATTGCCGGAGTGTTCATTACGAAATTCAACATCACGCCGTTCATTGTTACACTTGCGATGATGACCGTGAGCCGCGGACTCGCATTCATGTACACCGAAGGAAGACCGATTTGGGAAGTACCGCCGGAGTTCAGCGTTCTCGGTAATAGTCGCTTGTTGGAAATTCCGATTCCGACGATTTTTATGTTCGTTGTTTACATACTCGCATTTTTGATTCTTCATCGAACACGATTTGGAAGATATGTGTATGCAGTTGGCGGGAATAAAGAAGCGGCGCGGCTTGCCGGCATCAACACAAACAAAGTGTTGTTACAAGTCTATATGATTTCCGGTGTGCTTGCTTCTCTCAGCGGAATTCTCCTTGCTTCGAGAATGAACTCCGGTCAGCCGAATTCCGGTTTGATGTACGAACTTGATGTGATTGCCGCAGTTGTTGTTGGCGGAACAAGTCTCACGGGCGGACGAGGAACAATTATCGGAACATTCTTAGGAGCCATGCTCATCGGTGTTTTGCGAAACGGATTGAACCTACTCAATGTCAGTTCGTATGTTCAGATGGTGCTTGTGGGTATCGTGATTCTGCTTGCAGTGTTGATGGATAGGATGAGGAAGTGA
- a CDS encoding sulfite oxidase-like oxidoreductase: MHINQDKIMKERIQKLPPGQVLTKKFPIYTYDETPIVEQKDWKLRVWGEVEEERVFSWEEFMQLPQTTIRADFHCVTRWSRFDDDWTGVLFKDFVQFIKLKPTAKFIMQHTYDNYTTNLPIEVMLDEEVMFAHTFNGEPLPREHGGPMRIFTPKRYAWKGAKWINEIEFMQFDKPGLWERNGYNTPADPWKEERFG, encoded by the coding sequence ATGCATATTAATCAAGATAAAATTATGAAAGAACGAATACAGAAACTTCCTCCCGGACAAGTTCTCACAAAGAAGTTCCCAATTTATACTTACGACGAAACACCGATAGTTGAACAGAAAGACTGGAAACTTCGAGTGTGGGGAGAAGTTGAAGAGGAACGAGTATTCAGTTGGGAGGAATTCATGCAACTTCCTCAAACAACAATTCGTGCTGATTTTCATTGCGTGACTCGCTGGAGTCGTTTCGATGATGACTGGACAGGTGTGTTGTTCAAGGATTTTGTTCAGTTCATCAAATTGAAGCCGACGGCAAAGTTTATCATGCAACATACGTATGATAATTACACAACAAATCTTCCCATCGAAGTTATGCTTGATGAAGAAGTGATGTTTGCTCATACATTTAACGGGGAACCGCTTCCGCGTGAACATGGCGGACCAATGCGTATCTTCACTCCGAAACGGTATGCGTGGAAAGGGGCAAAGTGGATTAACGAAATCGAATTCATGCAGTTTGATAAACCCGGATTGTGGGAACGTAATGGTTACAACACTCCCGCCGACCCGTGGAAAGAAGAACGGTTTGGTTAA
- a CDS encoding sugar ABC transporter ATP-binding protein, protein MRSIRKQYPGVLALDDVNFELQSGEVHCLLGENGAGKSTLMKVLSGAIQKDAGEIRIDEKPVEIQSPAQAQKLGIGIIYQDFKLVPELTVAENILLGHEPMKSGLPFVDFPTMHKTARNILAQLGEEFDTNEQVNSLSVAQRQIVEIAKTLSSTSRRQEVRILAMDEPSASLTQRELKNLFAIIKRLKAEGVGIIYISHRLEEIFEIGDRITVLRDGKHIKTCSIEEADRRKLINWMVGREIEQEYPKIELQRGDEILRVENISGGVVKDASFSFHKGEIFGFAGLVGAGRSDLARIIFGADKKSNGKIFLQGKEVAPCSPREAIDLGIGLLTEDRNRLGLFMQMDIKENISISNLGELVSGFFIDRKKEVTAANEFSNSLRIKTPGIEQLVENLSGGNRQKVVLARWLFTKSKILIFDEPTVGIDVGVKYEIYNLMNQLAKDGIGVIVISSDLPELLGISDRIAVMWQGQITGILERAQFSQEKVMMLATGQVGETANV, encoded by the coding sequence ATGCGCTCCATCCGAAAGCAGTACCCCGGCGTACTTGCTCTCGATGATGTGAACTTCGAGTTACAGTCAGGTGAGGTGCATTGCCTGCTTGGAGAAAATGGCGCGGGGAAATCCACGCTGATGAAAGTTCTCTCCGGCGCGATTCAAAAAGACGCCGGAGAAATTCGGATTGATGAGAAACCGGTTGAGATTCAATCGCCGGCACAGGCACAAAAACTTGGCATCGGAATTATTTATCAGGATTTCAAACTCGTTCCTGAACTGACTGTCGCTGAAAACATTTTACTCGGCCACGAGCCGATGAAGAGCGGATTGCCGTTTGTTGATTTTCCAACAATGCACAAAACCGCGCGAAACATTCTTGCACAACTTGGCGAGGAGTTCGATACGAATGAACAAGTGAATTCTCTCAGCGTTGCTCAACGGCAAATTGTTGAAATTGCCAAAACACTTTCCTCTACGAGCCGTAGGCAAGAAGTTCGCATCCTCGCGATGGATGAACCATCGGCTTCGCTGACACAACGAGAATTGAAAAATCTCTTTGCTATCATCAAGCGGTTGAAAGCGGAAGGAGTCGGCATCATTTATATTTCGCACCGGCTCGAAGAGATTTTTGAAATTGGTGACCGTATTACGGTACTCCGCGATGGTAAACATATCAAAACTTGTTCAATCGAGGAAGCAGACAGGCGCAAGTTGATAAACTGGATGGTCGGACGCGAAATCGAACAGGAATATCCGAAGATTGAGTTGCAACGTGGCGACGAAATTCTTCGTGTTGAAAATATCAGTGGTGGAGTTGTGAAGGATGCGAGTTTCTCGTTTCACAAAGGTGAGATATTCGGATTTGCAGGACTTGTCGGCGCGGGGCGTTCTGATCTTGCACGAATAATTTTTGGCGCTGATAAAAAATCAAATGGGAAAATTTTCCTACAAGGAAAAGAAGTCGCACCATGTTCTCCCCGTGAAGCAATTGATTTAGGTATCGGCTTGCTGACGGAAGACCGCAATCGTTTAGGATTGTTCATGCAGATGGACATCAAAGAGAATATTTCGATTTCCAATTTGGGAGAATTAGTGAGCGGATTCTTTATAGACAGGAAAAAGGAAGTCACAGCCGCAAATGAATTTTCAAACAGTCTGAGAATTAAAACTCCGGGCATCGAACAATTAGTAGAAAATTTAAGCGGGGGCAACCGGCAGAAGGTTGTGCTTGCCCGATGGCTATTCACAAAATCAAAAATATTGATTTTTGATGAACCGACTGTCGGCATTGATGTTGGCGTGAAGTACGAAATCTATAACCTGATGAATCAATTGGCGAAAGATGGAATCGGCGTAATCGTTATCTCGTCCGATTTGCCGGAACTGCTTGGAATCTCCGACCGGATTGCAGTCATGTGGCAGGGACAAATCACCGGCATTCTTGAGCGCGCTCAGTTCTCTCAGGAAAAAGTGATGATGCTTGCAACCGGACAAGTTGGAGAAACAGCAAATGTCTGA
- a CDS encoding four helix bundle protein: MGKLIVHHYELEVYKLGFESAMKIFEVSKAFPKEEKYSLTDQIRRSSRFVCANIAEAWRKRRYTAAFVSKLNDAEAEAAETQTWIEFAVKCNYLEKQTAELLFREYDKIIAKFVTMINNPTPWILPKSNTKTN, encoded by the coding sequence ATGGGGAAGTTGATTGTACATCATTATGAACTGGAGGTGTATAAACTTGGGTTTGAATCTGCTATGAAAATATTTGAAGTTTCAAAAGCATTTCCGAAGGAAGAGAAGTATTCTTTGACTGATCAAATAAGAAGATCATCTCGTTTTGTATGTGCGAACATTGCGGAGGCATGGAGAAAAAGAAGATATACTGCCGCATTCGTTAGTAAATTAAATGATGCAGAAGCGGAAGCGGCAGAGACTCAAACGTGGATTGAGTTTGCAGTGAAATGTAACTATCTTGAAAAACAGACGGCGGAATTGTTGTTCCGTGAATATGACAAAATCATTGCTAAGTTTGTTACAATGATAAACAATCCAACACCATGGATTCTCCCAAAATCAAATACAAAAACAAATTAA
- the ychF gene encoding redox-regulated ATPase YchF: MGIKCGIVGLPNVGKSTLFNAITAAGAAAENYPFCTIDPNLGIVTVPDKRLHRIAEIYKPAKITPTTIEFVDIAGLVRGASKGEGLGNQFLSHIREVDAICHVVRCFEDENVVHVDGNINPIRDIEIVETELILKDLETIERKQAEAEKKARSADKKIKAEAEYYTRIREHLLSGRLAIYEHPETPDEQLWLRDSHLLTAKPVMYICNVDEQHIAGESVFVQQVREHAKKEGAKVVIACTKIEAEIAAMPFEERESFLHELGIQHSGLEQVIHEGYSLLNLITFFTSGDKEARAWTIRKGSYAPQAAGEIHSDFERGFIRAEVIKYKDLDSLGSVHAVKEKGMLHVEGHEYVVEDGDVMFFRFNV; this comes from the coding sequence ATGGGAATTAAGTGCGGCATCGTAGGACTTCCGAACGTTGGTAAGTCCACTCTCTTTAATGCAATCACCGCGGCGGGTGCGGCGGCGGAGAATTATCCGTTCTGCACGATTGACCCGAATCTCGGAATTGTTACTGTTCCGGATAAACGGCTTCATCGCATTGCGGAGATTTACAAGCCCGCGAAAATTACTCCAACGACAATCGAGTTTGTTGATATTGCCGGACTCGTTCGGGGCGCGAGCAAAGGGGAAGGACTCGGTAATCAATTTCTTTCACACATTCGCGAAGTGGATGCAATCTGTCATGTTGTTCGATGTTTTGAAGATGAGAATGTTGTTCATGTTGATGGGAACATCAACCCGATTCGTGATATTGAAATTGTTGAGACGGAATTGATTCTGAAAGATTTGGAAACCATCGAACGGAAACAGGCTGAAGCAGAGAAGAAGGCAAGGAGCGCTGATAAGAAAATCAAAGCGGAAGCAGAGTATTACACACGTATTCGCGAGCATCTGCTTTCCGGGCGGCTTGCAATTTACGAACATCCGGAAACTCCTGATGAACAACTGTGGCTGAGAGACTCTCACTTGCTCACAGCAAAACCTGTCATGTATATTTGCAATGTGGATGAACAGCATATAGCGGGCGAGAGTGTATTTGTTCAGCAAGTGCGCGAACATGCGAAGAAGGAAGGGGCGAAGGTTGTGATTGCATGTACAAAGATTGAAGCGGAAATTGCGGCGATGCCATTTGAAGAACGTGAATCATTCCTCCATGAACTTGGAATTCAACACTCAGGACTTGAGCAGGTGATTCACGAAGGGTATTCGCTTCTCAATCTTATTACGTTCTTCACATCGGGCGATAAGGAAGCGCGTGCATGGACAATCCGTAAAGGTTCGTACGCGCCGCAAGCCGCCGGAGAAATTCACTCCGACTTTGAGCGTGGGTTTATCCGTGCGGAAGTCATCAAATACAAAGATTTAGATTCGCTTGGTTCGGTTCATGCGGTGAAAGAGAAGGGCATGCTTCATGTCGAAGGACATGAGTATGTTGTGGAGGATGGAGATGTGATGTTTTTCAGGTTTAACGTGTGA